From the genome of Desulfobaculum xiamenense, one region includes:
- a CDS encoding motility associated factor glycosyltransferase family protein gives MELYRFLEKNLKALKRQNAPVASWLEGVDSDPIALEKQLIVNRFGLMDVPLDHGGSLFEAFPPQHYYQSWTPGEEAHRNASIIVGLNLGYGLVQVLQNAPATHRILVVEPRPEMLTACLGLSDYTPFIESGQLAFLSPVESEVYNAAIRLDLQFLHGRVKLLADFPSQQLGPEYARWIRVVRNMLEGITVELNTLRLSQNVMVGNELGNYVRAFRDGSLTPLAGAGQGLTALIVGAGPSLNDFGPELATMQGNALVITSLQTLPALQAAGIKPHLCMAIDYSDGMKKVFNRLDAEWAADIPLIYSTKVSPDVVSRYPGPTLPLWTVGGLATFVLNKTEPVFDAGGNVNVTILRFLSWCGVKKLLLAGQDFSWSAERSHAAGHHAARPTRTYDPARHMKLENMRGETVYSTLAYVTAKRDMEHDIEGLSLDVLNLYGGGLDIAGTKAIGMGEAADALASGQDRVDRFLAILASARQSRPRPVFEARAATWTQSLRAATKRMEKLFRKPVRNRAEIRRLMEQTLFFLRQDPLYLPYLYNESMDLAGLARFTQNPVPADMRRYRDVIARALAKVKEMDAALAAAEGTQAA, from the coding sequence ATGGAACTCTATAGGTTTCTCGAAAAGAACCTGAAGGCCCTGAAACGGCAGAACGCTCCGGTTGCGTCCTGGCTCGAAGGGGTGGATTCTGACCCCATTGCTCTCGAAAAGCAACTGATCGTGAACCGCTTCGGCCTCATGGACGTTCCGCTCGATCACGGCGGCTCCCTGTTCGAGGCCTTCCCGCCCCAGCACTACTATCAGTCATGGACTCCGGGCGAAGAGGCCCACCGCAACGCCTCCATCATCGTGGGCCTGAATCTGGGCTACGGCCTCGTGCAGGTTCTGCAAAACGCCCCGGCCACACACCGCATTCTCGTCGTGGAGCCGCGCCCGGAGATGCTTACGGCATGCCTCGGGCTGAGCGACTACACGCCATTCATCGAATCCGGGCAACTCGCCTTCCTCTCCCCGGTCGAATCCGAGGTCTACAACGCGGCCATCCGGCTGGACCTCCAGTTCCTGCACGGGCGCGTCAAGCTCCTCGCCGACTTCCCGAGTCAGCAACTTGGGCCGGAATATGCCCGCTGGATTCGCGTGGTGCGCAACATGCTCGAAGGCATCACCGTGGAACTCAACACACTGAGGCTGAGCCAAAACGTGATGGTCGGCAACGAGCTTGGCAACTACGTCCGCGCCTTTCGCGACGGTTCCCTCACGCCGCTTGCCGGAGCAGGACAGGGACTGACCGCGCTCATCGTGGGCGCAGGCCCATCACTCAACGACTTCGGCCCCGAACTGGCGACCATGCAGGGCAACGCGCTGGTCATCACCTCGCTCCAGACGCTCCCAGCCCTCCAGGCCGCAGGCATCAAGCCGCACCTGTGCATGGCCATCGACTACAGCGACGGCATGAAAAAGGTCTTCAATCGCCTCGATGCCGAATGGGCCGCCGACATCCCGCTTATCTACTCCACCAAGGTCTCGCCGGACGTCGTCTCGCGCTACCCCGGCCCCACCCTGCCGCTGTGGACCGTGGGCGGTCTGGCGACCTTCGTGCTCAACAAGACCGAACCCGTGTTCGACGCGGGCGGCAACGTCAACGTGACCATTCTGCGCTTCCTATCGTGGTGCGGAGTGAAGAAGCTGCTGCTTGCCGGGCAGGATTTCTCGTGGAGCGCAGAGCGCAGCCATGCAGCCGGACACCACGCCGCACGCCCGACGCGAACCTACGATCCCGCGCGGCACATGAAGCTCGAAAACATGCGCGGCGAAACCGTGTATTCCACCCTCGCCTACGTCACCGCCAAGCGAGACATGGAGCACGACATCGAAGGGCTATCCCTCGACGTCCTGAATCTCTACGGCGGCGGTCTGGACATCGCGGGGACGAAGGCCATCGGCATGGGCGAGGCGGCAGACGCGCTCGCCAGCGGCCAAGACCGCGTGGACCGCTTCCTCGCTATCCTCGCCTCGGCCCGCCAGTCGCGCCCGCGCCCCGTCTTCGAGGCCCGCGCCGCCACATGGACCCAGTCGCTTCGCGCGGCGACGAAGCGCATGGAAAAGCTGTTCCGCAAGCCCGTACGCAACCGCGCGGAAATCCGCAGGCTCATGGAACAGACCCTGTTCTTCCTGCGGCAGGACCCGCTGTACCTGCCCTACCTGTATAATGAGAGTATGGATCTCGCCGGATTGGCGCGGTTCACGCAGAACCCGGTCCCAGCGGACATGCGCCGCTACAGGGACGTCATCGCCCGCGCACTGGCGAAGGTGAAGGAGATGGACGCGGCGCTCGCCGCAGCGGAAGGCACGCAGGCCGCCTGA
- a CDS encoding VanZ family protein, whose amino-acid sequence MPQKHSTPLIALWGASILVVCWLSLTPNMPQPVDIKHIDLVEHLLAYTWLALLPMRAFRTRQAAIVAAGSMVFLGAGIEIAQHFVPGRFTSWADMAANTAGVVLGVWIGERIKEREYFRTLRQALGVKDR is encoded by the coding sequence ATGCCCCAGAAGCATTCCACGCCCCTCATCGCCCTATGGGGGGCGTCCATCCTCGTCGTCTGCTGGCTGTCGCTCACGCCCAATATGCCCCAGCCAGTGGACATCAAGCACATCGACCTCGTGGAGCACCTGCTGGCCTACACATGGCTGGCGCTTCTTCCCATGCGGGCCTTCCGCACCCGGCAGGCGGCCATCGTGGCCGCAGGCTCCATGGTCTTCCTCGGCGCAGGCATCGAGATCGCCCAGCATTTCGTGCCGGGCCGCTTCACCTCCTGGGCGGACATGGCGGCCAACACGGCAGGCGTCGTCCTTGGCGTGTGGATCGGCGAGCGCATCAAGGAGCGCGAGTATTTCCGCACGCTGCGCCAAGCTCTTGGCGTCAAAGATCGATGA
- a CDS encoding 3D domain-containing protein, which produces MSDFLEFRMYRIFSFLAIVALSVALFVEHWQLVALSERLDDGLDRIESMEMTMARDSDATGLFYRFIVNNHRSIQELRRSRVLTVTAYSPREAETDDSPFHTASNRPVRQGIVAVSRDLFDAGWVFGKKVYIKNYGVFTIDDLMAVDKRNQMDIFMFDTRAALDFGRKQLEVHLIDL; this is translated from the coding sequence ATGTCAGATTTTCTGGAGTTCAGGATGTACAGGATATTTTCATTTCTTGCAATCGTGGCGCTGTCCGTGGCGCTGTTCGTGGAGCATTGGCAGCTCGTTGCGCTGTCGGAAAGACTCGATGATGGGCTGGACCGGATAGAATCCATGGAAATGACCATGGCTCGGGACAGCGACGCGACGGGGCTGTTCTATCGGTTTATCGTCAATAATCACCGGAGCATTCAGGAGCTTCGGCGTTCGCGCGTGCTGACGGTGACCGCCTACAGCCCGCGCGAGGCCGAAACCGACGACTCGCCTTTCCACACGGCTTCCAACCGGCCTGTGCGGCAGGGAATCGTCGCCGTGTCGCGCGATCTGTTCGATGCGGGGTGGGTGTTCGGCAAGAAGGTCTACATCAAGAACTACGGCGTGTTCACCATCGACGACCTCATGGCCGTGGACAAGCGCAATCAGATGGACATCTTCATGTTCGACACGCGGGCTGCCCTCGATTTCGGCCGCAAGCAGCTTGAAGTGCACCTCATCGATCTTTGA
- a CDS encoding phosphatase PAP2 family protein, with the protein MPYKRRMRTENPALHFVLGSLPLIALVAVLPLAFGGEFALAEAMRQHKNAHDLLREIAFFFTDWGNPAFYLTFLGILVHGVRTKNENLTKFALTYAACQLAICLCLVNLTKMALGRPRPLTGETVYHLLTLDPHFHSLPSGHTADATGSALALALWRRNMGLTISLGVLLALMGFTRIYLLQHYPSDVFFGWAYGAVSAWAIFTFGLKKDTPAHE; encoded by the coding sequence ATGCCCTATAAGCGCCGCATGCGTACTGAAAATCCTGCCCTGCACTTCGTGCTGGGATCGTTGCCGCTCATCGCGCTGGTCGCGGTGCTTCCGCTGGCCTTCGGCGGAGAATTCGCCCTCGCCGAGGCCATGCGCCAACACAAGAACGCGCACGACCTGCTCCGTGAAATAGCCTTCTTCTTCACGGACTGGGGCAACCCCGCATTCTACCTGACATTTCTGGGCATCCTCGTTCACGGGGTGCGCACGAAAAATGAAAACCTCACGAAATTCGCGCTGACCTACGCCGCCTGCCAGTTGGCCATCTGCCTCTGCCTCGTCAATCTGACCAAGATGGCGCTTGGCCGTCCGCGCCCGCTGACCGGCGAAACCGTGTACCACCTGCTGACGCTCGACCCGCACTTCCACTCGCTGCCGTCCGGCCACACCGCCGACGCCACGGGTTCCGCGCTGGCGCTGGCCCTGTGGCGGCGCAACATGGGGCTGACAATCTCCCTCGGCGTCCTTTTGGCGCTCATGGGCTTCACGCGGATCTACCTGTTGCAGCACTATCCCTCGGATGTCTTCTTCGGCTGGGCCTACGGAGCCGTCTCCGCATGGGCCATCTTCACCTTCGGACTCAAAAAGGACACCCCAGCCCATGAATAA
- a CDS encoding glycosyltransferase family 39 protein, which translates to MNKFLSRLWTVAALLPLVVLGLVLAAQTLPALDSRALWFSDEIRYANVFEHVVHAKKWLVMYLNGVPYPDKPPVYFWFLTAFIPFFGSSNPTLFFAGAAASALLFIAAMLTMNRLVLRGGRETGLAAGIILLTCFYFVALTHYSRMDLLFAAIITAAHVCLFGAWQREKAMGLTVAGFVLAAVATLTKGPLGLVFPLLASVVYLAWSGRLYRLFRRDVAVGIGAALGILLAWIGAAWIGGEHDLVNNIFYKQIYRRAVNASHHEQPFWHYFATFPAAFLPWTFVAFLLPFGKLVKGEFWKSLWYARHADVDSEGSGKSYLWCALVSGFVLLTCLSTKIVVYLLPLFPPLVLLTAQAVLAFDAVRTRRLMLAVAGLFALLAVATPLVNIFTQWPEYLSGLWLLAVACGVVALVLWRYATRFDIRAALITLAALVTLWVQPLALVAVPELDSVMSPREQAEVMGEFIEAGYTPAAYKIYSGVYTYYCGANVLETQDLNLITGMATGGERLVLGMQKRYWDSWENRPENLHVIHEQWIADRPYVLAVNTPGDAPVAADVTVTAPALPVGEAAEAPAPTAAPEVPAATPAPVVPALPVMPETVPAPVVPEAAPTPVPAPVMETAPIAPIPTPAAQPEAVAPAADAAPAAPAEPGLFSKILDALGGFAADAWHSLTAALADFWTSWTAPKGDVHEQNEGTGLFMKTMQWLSDVTRGDVDEPDMDQPILPETIQESGATPVGPEVTTPEAAAPGTAAPGAIDPDATAPEALQPEAAPAQDATNGTAPADSTPAAPGDGADVTPATDAPTGIAI; encoded by the coding sequence ATGAATAAGTTCCTTTCGCGACTGTGGACCGTGGCGGCGCTTCTGCCGCTCGTGGTTCTTGGCCTCGTGCTCGCGGCGCAGACGCTGCCCGCCCTCGACAGCCGGGCCCTGTGGTTCTCGGACGAAATCCGCTACGCCAACGTCTTCGAGCATGTCGTTCATGCCAAGAAGTGGCTGGTGATGTACTTAAACGGTGTGCCCTACCCGGACAAGCCTCCGGTCTACTTCTGGTTCCTCACGGCGTTCATTCCCTTCTTCGGCTCGTCGAACCCCACGCTGTTCTTCGCCGGAGCGGCGGCCAGCGCGCTCCTGTTCATCGCCGCCATGCTGACCATGAACCGCCTTGTGCTGCGCGGCGGACGCGAAACGGGACTCGCCGCCGGCATCATCCTGCTCACCTGCTTCTACTTCGTGGCGCTGACCCACTACTCGCGCATGGACCTGCTCTTCGCGGCCATCATCACCGCCGCGCACGTCTGCCTGTTTGGCGCATGGCAGCGCGAAAAGGCCATGGGACTGACCGTGGCGGGCTTCGTGCTCGCCGCAGTGGCCACGCTGACCAAAGGCCCGCTCGGCCTCGTGTTTCCGCTTCTGGCCTCGGTGGTCTATCTCGCATGGAGCGGACGCCTCTACCGCCTGTTCCGGCGCGACGTGGCCGTGGGCATCGGCGCGGCGCTCGGCATCCTCCTCGCGTGGATCGGCGCGGCGTGGATCGGCGGCGAGCATGATCTGGTCAACAACATCTTTTACAAGCAGATCTACCGCCGCGCGGTGAACGCCTCGCACCACGAGCAGCCTTTCTGGCACTACTTCGCCACGTTCCCGGCGGCCTTCCTGCCGTGGACCTTCGTCGCGTTCCTGCTGCCCTTCGGCAAGCTCGTGAAGGGCGAATTCTGGAAATCCCTGTGGTACGCCCGTCACGCCGACGTGGACAGCGAAGGCTCCGGCAAAAGCTACCTGTGGTGCGCCCTCGTCTCAGGCTTCGTCCTGCTGACCTGCCTGAGCACCAAGATCGTCGTCTATCTGCTGCCGCTCTTCCCGCCGCTGGTTCTGCTCACTGCGCAGGCCGTGCTGGCCTTCGACGCCGTGCGCACCCGCAGGCTGATGCTGGCCGTAGCCGGGCTGTTCGCGCTTCTGGCCGTGGCCACGCCACTGGTCAACATCTTCACGCAGTGGCCCGAATACCTCAGCGGCCTGTGGCTTCTGGCCGTCGCCTGCGGCGTGGTCGCCCTCGTTCTGTGGCGCTACGCCACCCGCTTCGACATCCGCGCCGCGCTCATCACGCTGGCCGCGCTGGTCACCCTGTGGGTGCAGCCGCTGGCTCTCGTGGCCGTGCCGGAGCTCGACTCCGTCATGAGCCCGCGCGAGCAGGCCGAGGTGATGGGCGAATTCATCGAGGCAGGCTACACGCCCGCCGCATACAAAATCTACTCCGGCGTCTACACCTACTACTGCGGCGCGAACGTCCTCGAAACGCAGGATCTCAACCTCATCACTGGCATGGCAACCGGCGGCGAACGCCTCGTCCTCGGCATGCAGAAGCGCTACTGGGATTCGTGGGAAAACCGCCCGGAAAACCTGCACGTCATCCACGAGCAATGGATCGCGGACCGCCCCTACGTGCTCGCGGTCAACACCCCCGGCGACGCGCCTGTCGCGGCCGATGTGACCGTTACAGCACCTGCGCTTCCCGTCGGAGAAGCGGCAGAAGCACCCGCGCCGACAGCCGCGCCCGAGGTACCCGCCGCGACGCCCGCACCGGTCGTTCCCGCGCTACCCGTGATGCCTGAAACGGTCCCGGCTCCCGTCGTGCCGGAAGCGGCTCCAACCCCGGTCCCCGCGCCCGTCATGGAGACCGCTCCTATCGCCCCGATCCCGACTCCCGCAGCACAGCCGGAAGCCGTCGCCCCTGCGGCGGACGCCGCACCTGCCGCGCCCGCCGAACCGGGCCTCTTCTCGAAGATTCTCGACGCCCTCGGCGGATTCGCAGCCGACGCATGGCATTCGCTGACCGCCGCGCTGGCGGACTTCTGGACCTCGTGGACGGCCCCCAAGGGCGACGTGCACGAGCAGAACGAGGGCACCGGCCTGTTCATGAAAACCATGCAGTGGCTTTCGGACGTGACCCGTGGCGATGTGGACGAGCCGGACATGGATCAGCCCATCCTGCCCGAGACGATACAGGAATCCGGAGCGACCCCTGTCGGCCCTGAAGTCACCACTCCTGAAGCCGCCGCTCCGGGAACTGCCGCACCGGGCGCCATTGACCCGGACGCCACAGCTCCCGAGGCACTGCAGCCCGAAGCGGCTCCGGCGCAAGACGCCACCAACGGCACGGCCCCCGCAGATTCGACGCCCGCCGCACCGGGCGACGGCGCTGACGTGACCCCGGCAACCGACGCCCCCACGGGCATCGCCATCTGA
- a CDS encoding AMIN domain-containing protein: MRDAIRNTFVLIAPLALVALALWRMPLTASETPCWEVRRPVSHDVLAPDSTLAPGKAPAQVAIPAQLPAPAAQAESGKATDEAPAPAPTQGQTLTTVKASPATAPTVTGVHYAAAEDVLDVTIRTDGGIPRFTAFPLDSPPRIVVDVFAQSALPDAQQELLVDCARANRIRTGFHPARGVVRTVIETTAEGLAHFDVRATDDAVHVLIGHK, translated from the coding sequence ATGCGTGACGCCATCCGGAACACATTCGTACTGATCGCACCGCTTGCGCTGGTGGCCCTTGCGCTATGGCGGATGCCGCTCACCGCGAGCGAGACTCCCTGCTGGGAGGTCCGCCGCCCCGTGTCCCACGACGTGCTTGCGCCTGACTCGACGCTCGCACCCGGCAAGGCGCCCGCACAGGTCGCGATTCCGGCGCAGCTTCCGGCTCCCGCCGCACAGGCGGAATCCGGCAAAGCGACAGACGAGGCACCCGCCCCGGCTCCGACGCAGGGCCAGACGCTTACGACCGTAAAGGCCTCGCCCGCCACGGCACCCACCGTGACCGGCGTACACTACGCGGCCGCAGAGGACGTCCTCGACGTGACCATCCGCACGGACGGCGGGATACCGCGCTTCACGGCATTCCCCCTCGATTCGCCGCCGCGCATCGTTGTGGACGTCTTCGCCCAGAGTGCCCTGCCCGACGCGCAACAAGAGCTGCTGGTGGACTGTGCGCGGGCCAACCGCATCCGCACGGGCTTCCACCCCGCGCGCGGCGTGGTGCGCACCGTCATCGAAACCACGGCGGAAGGTCTGGCGCACTTCGACGTCCGCGCCACTGACGACGCCGTGCACGTGCTCATCGGGCACAAATAA
- a CDS encoding GGDEF domain-containing protein → MRTLVNVLIFPIACLVGTAVVVAMHPPLPSGVLAVAPYVLAGIGALLCGRFKRSRGVFALAFLVCGFAMMQAFFAAGIGAGALGQIAYPAYAISFPLMLVLLGVLGDRGVFTAWGAVVLAMVSIVGTVTCFAVDGGFGIPSAEGAQAMRVAVAETLHARLLPQWADAWTWLPQPALLAVAVAAAFFIVRGVVRDEPLDAGFAGCVVGVAAGMHVAGRPDFVALFFCAAAGCIVVPLFQDSYRMAFLDELTGLPSRRALVADFRKLGGRYAVAMGDVDHFKKFNDTYGHDVGDEVLRMVASRLARVTGGGAAYRYGGEEFTILFPRGNAQEALPHLDAVRAAIEGSPFAVRSKDRPAKKPKDADAKGKPSRGKGAGASAGKTVSVTISIGLAERTDARQNPEDVLKEADKALYKAKKKGRNQVCAG, encoded by the coding sequence ATGCGAACCCTTGTGAACGTGTTGATATTTCCCATAGCCTGTCTTGTTGGCACGGCCGTGGTGGTGGCGATGCATCCGCCGCTCCCGTCCGGCGTGCTCGCCGTTGCTCCATACGTGCTGGCGGGCATTGGCGCTCTGCTGTGTGGGCGTTTCAAGCGCAGCCGTGGCGTGTTTGCCCTCGCTTTTCTCGTTTGCGGATTCGCGATGATGCAGGCGTTCTTTGCGGCGGGCATAGGGGCAGGGGCACTCGGCCAGATCGCCTATCCCGCCTACGCCATATCCTTTCCGCTCATGCTCGTGCTGCTGGGGGTGCTTGGCGACCGGGGTGTATTCACGGCGTGGGGCGCGGTGGTGCTTGCCATGGTGAGCATCGTCGGTACGGTCACGTGTTTCGCCGTCGATGGCGGATTCGGCATCCCCTCGGCCGAGGGTGCGCAGGCCATGCGCGTGGCCGTGGCTGAGACGCTGCATGCGCGGCTTTTGCCGCAATGGGCGGATGCGTGGACGTGGCTGCCGCAGCCTGCGCTGCTGGCGGTGGCCGTGGCGGCGGCGTTCTTCATCGTGCGCGGCGTTGTGCGCGACGAGCCGCTGGATGCGGGATTCGCTGGGTGCGTCGTCGGCGTCGCGGCGGGGATGCATGTCGCGGGACGCCCGGACTTCGTGGCGCTCTTCTTCTGCGCGGCGGCGGGGTGCATCGTCGTTCCGCTGTTTCAGGATTCCTACCGCATGGCCTTTCTCGACGAACTGACGGGGTTGCCGTCGCGCCGGGCGTTGGTGGCGGACTTCCGCAAGCTTGGCGGGCGCTACGCCGTGGCCATGGGAGACGTGGACCATTTCAAGAAGTTCAACGACACCTACGGGCATGACGTTGGCGACGAAGTGCTACGCATGGTCGCCAGCCGCCTTGCCCGCGTGACCGGGGGCGGTGCGGCCTACCGCTACGGCGGCGAGGAGTTTACTATCCTTTTCCCGCGCGGCAACGCGCAGGAGGCCCTGCCGCATCTGGACGCCGTGCGCGCGGCCATCGAGGGCTCGCCCTTTGCCGTGCGCTCCAAGGATCGCCCCGCGAAGAAGCCTAAGGATGCCGATGCCAAGGGGAAACCATCCCGTGGCAAGGGCGCTGGCGCGTCGGCGGGTAAGACGGTGTCCGTGACGATTTCCATAGGTCTCGCCGAACGGACCGATGCCCGCCAGAATCCGGAGGACGTGCTCAAGGAGGCGGACAAGGCACTGTACAAGGCCAAGAAGAAGGGACGCAATCAGGTCTGCGCCGGGTAG
- a CDS encoding CBS domain-containing protein, with product MLMRKRAWDILRDDFTRVEEGASLFEVMRLMREAVKKDSDNHVALVFAKDGSFLGVITMWDILKSLEGCVFRQDDLARFDEADWDQAFGRACRSCCDLNIDAIVQKKDDMPEVQPNDPMIIVLEAFMDHRRGWAVVREGGKVLGVIFKGDVFREISRDVLDHAH from the coding sequence ATGCTGATGCGCAAGCGTGCCTGGGACATACTGCGGGATGATTTCACCCGCGTCGAGGAAGGGGCGAGCCTTTTCGAGGTCATGCGCCTTATGCGCGAAGCGGTGAAGAAGGACTCGGACAATCACGTCGCGCTGGTTTTCGCGAAGGATGGGTCTTTTCTGGGCGTCATCACCATGTGGGACATCCTGAAGAGCCTTGAGGGCTGCGTGTTCCGGCAGGACGATCTGGCCCGCTTCGACGAGGCCGACTGGGATCAGGCCTTCGGGCGGGCCTGCCGTAGTTGCTGCGACCTGAACATCGACGCCATCGTGCAGAAGAAGGACGACATGCCCGAGGTGCAGCCCAACGACCCCATGATCATCGTGCTTGAGGCGTTCATGGACCATCGCAGGGGCTGGGCCGTGGTACGCGAGGGCGGCAAGGTGCTCGGCGTCATCTTTAAGGGCGACGTGTTCCGCGAGATCAGCCGCGACGTGCTCGACCACGCGCATTAG
- a CDS encoding type 1 glutamine amidotransferase domain-containing protein, whose product MGVLQGKTVLMFVEDVYEDQELWYPRYRLEEEGARVVVAGPHKGKTYVSKHGYPCTATASLDEVRAEDFDMLVIPGGFAPDKLRRLDSVKRLTREIHEAGKPVAHICHGGWIPISAGIMKGFTCTSTPGIKDDLVNAGATWVDEEVVVDRNQISSRKPGDLPAFMKAVIAVATSRQV is encoded by the coding sequence ATGGGCGTTTTGCAAGGAAAGACCGTCCTCATGTTCGTTGAGGACGTCTACGAGGATCAGGAACTTTGGTACCCCAGATACAGGCTTGAGGAAGAAGGCGCTCGCGTCGTCGTGGCAGGACCGCACAAGGGCAAGACCTACGTCTCCAAGCACGGCTACCCCTGCACGGCCACCGCGTCCCTCGACGAAGTGCGCGCAGAGGACTTCGACATGCTGGTCATTCCCGGCGGCTTCGCCCCGGACAAGCTGCGCCGCCTCGACAGCGTCAAGCGCCTGACCCGCGAAATCCACGAAGCGGGCAAGCCGGTGGCCCACATCTGCCACGGCGGCTGGATTCCCATCTCCGCAGGCATCATGAAGGGCTTCACCTGCACGTCCACCCCCGGCATCAAGGACGACCTCGTCAACGCCGGGGCAACGTGGGTCGATGAGGAAGTGGTTGTGGACCGCAACCAGATATCGAGCCGCAAGCCCGGTGACCTTCCCGCCTTCATGAAGGCCGTCATCGCAGTGGCCACGTCTCGACAGGTTTAG
- the arsS gene encoding arsenosugar biosynthesis radical SAM (seleno)protein ArsS (Some members of this family are selenoproteins.) has protein sequence MTPFARHLDQRLTAQDIEVLQVNMGLRCNLACHTCHLECSPGRREIMGWSVLESVIAAADALRPALVDITGGAPELNPNIKRFIRILRGTHPVQVRTNLMGMTIDGLDDLPDFFALHKVRLVASLPCSLDEAAVREHGNGLYRSSIDVLKRLNQLGYGHDEALGLDIVFNHPLGPYHQPGQRALAEACKRELDERFGITVNRLFTITNVPLNRYLELLRVHDMEDEYMQLAESSFNATNLPGLMCRHQVNVGWDGTLYDCDFNQALGLPTNHGAPCHISQFDAELLRGRSIVTGPHCFACTAGIGSACSRALS, from the coding sequence ATGACACCGTTCGCCAGGCACCTCGACCAGCGTCTCACGGCACAGGACATCGAAGTCCTGCAAGTCAACATGGGCCTTCGCTGCAACCTCGCCTGCCACACCTGCCATCTCGAATGCTCACCGGGGCGCAGGGAGATCATGGGCTGGAGCGTGCTCGAAAGCGTCATCGCCGCGGCGGACGCACTGCGCCCGGCGCTGGTGGACATCACCGGCGGCGCACCGGAGCTCAACCCAAACATCAAGCGCTTCATCCGCATCCTGCGCGGCACGCACCCCGTACAGGTCCGCACGAACCTCATGGGCATGACCATCGACGGGCTCGACGACCTCCCGGACTTCTTCGCGCTGCACAAGGTCCGCCTCGTAGCCTCGCTGCCCTGCTCGCTCGACGAGGCCGCCGTGCGCGAACACGGCAACGGCCTGTACAGAAGCAGCATCGACGTGCTCAAGCGCCTCAACCAGCTCGGCTACGGGCACGACGAAGCCCTCGGGCTGGACATCGTGTTCAACCATCCCCTCGGCCCCTACCACCAGCCAGGCCAGCGCGCTCTGGCCGAGGCCTGCAAACGCGAACTCGACGAACGCTTCGGCATCACGGTGAACAGGCTGTTCACCATCACCAACGTTCCCCTGAACCGCTATCTCGAACTGCTTCGCGTCCACGACATGGAGGACGAATACATGCAGCTCGCGGAATCGTCCTTCAACGCGACGAATCTGCCGGGGCTCATGTGCCGCCATCAGGTGAACGTGGGTTGGGACGGCACCCTCTACGATTGTGACTTCAATCAGGCCCTCGGCCTGCCCACGAACCACGGAGCACCCTGCCACATCAGCCAGTTCGACGCGGAACTCCTCCGAGGGCGTTCCATCGTCACGGGGCCGCACTGCTTTGCGTGCACCGCGGGCATCGGCTCGGCGTGCAGCCGCGCCCTCAGTTGA